The Acropora muricata isolate sample 2 chromosome 5, ASM3666990v1, whole genome shotgun sequence genome includes a window with the following:
- the LOC136917656 gene encoding cholecystokinin receptor type A-like, with translation MFNITARSNSTFNGSLASKEESALKWLNTLQYMVFGVIFIASVIGNTLVCLVIIRTPRMRTTRNFLLLNLAIADLTVALLCIPFEVFIKLTYPHWLLGPVMCKILWPVMTSVTTCSSATLVAISYDRYRAVVHPWKPRFTLLQTASIVAITWSLSFISVIPFLLVLTIKDDYCHEVWPSDTAKRSYTSALFIFQFVIPILIIALAYSKVVLKLRRQALRFAKKSDVQEALATLTAPSSSFLSPELSDMASLSGSPVPEKKSTATSNLLRLSISPSAPTTGSRKAIRRLERSTKIVKMLVAVVLMYAFCMLPNQVVWLWIEFRSGNDIPHLKAYLTLGSSMVYLNSSVNPILYAGMNDEFRVGFLDLLFCRWKRHSNK, from the exons ATGTTCAACATAACTGCAAGATCTAACTCCACATTTAATGGAAGCTTAGCGAGTAAAGAAGAAAGTGCACTCAAATGGCTTAACACACTTCAGTACATGGTATTTGGAGTAATTTTTATTGCCAGTGTCATAGGAAACACTCTTGTCTGTTTGGTTATCATTCGAACTCCACGCATGCGTACTACCCGAAATTTTCTGTTGCTGAATCTAGCGATTGCTGACCTAACAGTAGCACTTCTGTGCATACCGTTTGAAGTGTTTATTAAGTTGACCTACCCTCATTGGCTCTTGGGCCCCGTAATGTGTAAGATACTTTGGCCCGTAATGACGTCAGTGACCACGTGTTCTTCAGCTACTCTCGTTGCTATCAGCTATGACAG ATACCGAGCCGTTGTTCATCCTTGGAAGCCACGATTCACATTACTTCAAACAGCCTCAATTGTTGCGATAACATGGTCGCTATCCTTTATCTCCGTGATACCATTTCTTCTGGTATTGACGATCAAAGATGACTATTGCCACGAAGTATGGCCCAGTGACACAGCAAAACGTTCGTACACTTCGGCCCTCTTCATCTTCCAATTTGTGATTCCTATTCTCATCATTGCGTTGGCCTACAGTAAAGTTGTTTTAAAGTTACGACGTCAAGCCTTACGCTTCGCAAAGAAATCAGATGTTCAAGAAGCCCTAGCAACTCTTACCGCTCCTTCAAGCAGTTTCCTGTCACCTGAATTGAGTGACATGGCATCCTTGTCAGGATCTCCAGTTCCCGAAAAGAAGTCAACTGCTACATCAAATCTTTTACGCCTTTCTATTTCCCCCTCCGCGCCCACAACTGGGTCCCGAAAAGCGATTAGGCGGCTAGAACGCAGTACCAAGATTGTCAAGATGTTGGTTGCAGTAGTATTGATGTACGCTTTTTGCATGCTGCCTAATCAAGTGGTTTGGCTGTGGATTGAGTTTAGATCGGGCAATGACATACCACATCTTAAGGCATACCTCACTTTGGGAAGCTCAATGGTTTACCTCAACAGTTCTGTCAATCCTATTTTGTATGCTGGGATGAATGATGAGTTTCGGGTCGGATTTCTCGACCTCTTGTTTTGTCGTTGGAAACGCCACAGTAACAAGTAG